A single region of the Paraburkholderia sprentiae WSM5005 genome encodes:
- a CDS encoding XdhC family protein — MDSVDLEVLKTSARWLEDGHRALLVTVVKTWGSSPRPEGAMLAVRDDGLVVGSVSGGCIEDDLIDRVRQRGIEQTRPEAVKYGITAEEAHRFGLPCGGTIQLVLEPLTRQSGIAELCHAVENGRLVARELDMTTGEARLDNAQATDGVNFDGERLLTIHGPRYRMLVIGAGQLSHYLCHIAVGLDYQVTVCDPREEYTEEWDVPGTKIVRTMPDDTVIDMKLDERCAVIALTHDPKLDDLALMEALKTPAFYVGALGSRRNNHARRERLKEFDLNEAELARLHGPVGIYIGSRTPPEIAVSILAEVTAAKNGVSLPTLLQVEGAKAAREIAASGGAACSV, encoded by the coding sequence ATGGACAGCGTGGATCTCGAAGTTTTGAAAACCAGCGCCCGCTGGCTGGAGGACGGACATCGCGCGCTCCTCGTGACGGTCGTGAAGACGTGGGGCTCGTCGCCTCGTCCCGAGGGCGCGATGCTCGCGGTGCGCGATGACGGCCTGGTGGTGGGCTCGGTGTCGGGCGGTTGCATCGAAGACGATCTGATCGATCGCGTCCGGCAACGGGGCATCGAGCAGACCCGCCCGGAAGCCGTGAAGTACGGCATCACGGCAGAGGAAGCGCATCGCTTCGGGCTGCCGTGCGGCGGTACGATCCAGCTTGTGCTCGAACCGTTGACGCGGCAAAGCGGCATCGCCGAGCTGTGCCACGCGGTCGAAAATGGCCGGCTCGTCGCGCGCGAACTCGACATGACGACCGGCGAGGCACGGCTCGACAACGCGCAGGCAACCGACGGCGTGAATTTCGACGGTGAGCGTCTGCTGACGATCCACGGTCCGCGCTACCGGATGCTCGTGATCGGCGCCGGGCAGTTGTCGCACTACCTGTGCCATATCGCGGTGGGGCTCGACTATCAGGTGACGGTCTGCGATCCGCGCGAGGAATACACCGAGGAATGGGACGTGCCCGGCACGAAGATCGTCCGCACGATGCCTGACGACACCGTGATCGACATGAAGCTCGACGAGCGCTGCGCGGTGATCGCGCTGACGCACGATCCGAAGCTCGACGATCTTGCGCTGATGGAAGCGTTGAAGACGCCGGCGTTTTATGTCGGCGCGCTCGGTTCGCGCCGGAACAATCACGCGCGACGCGAGCGCTTGAAGGAGTTCGATCTGAACGAAGCGGAACTGGCCCGTTTGCATGGACCCGTGGGCATTTATATCGGCAGCAGGACGCCGCCTGAGATCGCGGTGTCGATTCTGGCGGAGGTGACGGCGGCGAAAAACGGCGTATCGCTGCCGACGCTATTGCAGGTCGAAGGCGCGAAGGCCGCGCGGGAAATTGCCGCGTCGGGTGGCGCCGCTTGCAGCGTGTAG
- a CDS encoding vWA domain-containing protein, translating to MRNERGSARHDHPDQQPAPMLARNVVHFVRVLRGAGLPMSPAQAVDALAALQWIDLGRRDDVRAALAALLVTAPDERELFNAAFDLFWRDPDWEGKLRALLLPKVRDGLPPPKRNNRLADALAARLPASPHLNTPQETEQHELHAQLTFSAEERLRHRDFDTLSADEWRTLRHLIRGQRLPLATEPTRRLKAASHGTHADLRASARHAVRAGGDWTVWKYRAMVERKPPLVLLLDISGSMSNYSRAVLYFCHALLQSRERLQVFLFGTRLTNATRALRERDPDVAIATLSDQVVDWSGGTRIGAALAEFNRRWARRVLTGRATVLLVTDGLDHEAIDVLDTEMARLARFAHRVVWLNPLLRFSGFTPKARGVQAILPHVDAHRPVHNLDSLAAFGRDLAQLTRAPRHTVAATTLAGATTWN from the coding sequence ATGAGGAACGAAAGAGGCTCAGCCCGGCACGATCACCCGGACCAGCAGCCTGCGCCCATGCTCGCGCGCAACGTCGTCCATTTCGTGCGCGTGCTGCGCGGCGCCGGCCTGCCGATGTCGCCCGCGCAGGCAGTCGACGCGCTCGCCGCGTTGCAGTGGATCGATCTCGGCCGCCGCGACGACGTGCGCGCCGCGCTTGCCGCGCTGCTCGTCACCGCGCCCGACGAGCGCGAGCTGTTCAATGCCGCATTCGATCTGTTCTGGCGCGACCCCGATTGGGAAGGCAAGCTGCGCGCGCTGCTGCTGCCGAAAGTGCGCGACGGGCTGCCACCGCCGAAGCGCAACAACCGTCTGGCCGATGCGCTCGCGGCGCGCTTGCCAGCGTCGCCGCATCTGAATACCCCGCAAGAAACCGAGCAGCACGAGTTGCACGCGCAGCTGACATTCAGCGCGGAAGAGCGGCTACGTCATCGCGATTTCGACACACTGAGCGCCGACGAATGGCGCACGCTGCGTCATCTGATTCGAGGCCAGCGGCTGCCGCTTGCAACCGAGCCGACCCGACGCCTGAAGGCGGCGTCGCACGGCACCCATGCGGATCTGCGCGCGAGCGCCCGGCACGCGGTTCGCGCCGGCGGTGACTGGACCGTGTGGAAGTATCGCGCGATGGTCGAGCGCAAGCCGCCGCTCGTGCTGCTGCTCGACATTTCCGGCTCGATGAGCAACTACTCGCGCGCGGTGTTGTACTTCTGCCATGCGCTGCTGCAATCGCGCGAACGTCTGCAGGTGTTTCTGTTCGGCACGCGGCTCACGAACGCGACGCGCGCATTGCGCGAACGCGATCCGGACGTCGCGATCGCGACGCTCAGCGATCAGGTGGTCGACTGGTCGGGCGGCACGCGCATCGGCGCGGCGCTCGCCGAGTTCAACCGACGTTGGGCGCGCCGCGTGCTCACCGGTCGGGCGACGGTGCTGCTCGTCACCGACGGTCTCGATCACGAAGCGATCGACGTGCTCGATACCGAAATGGCGCGGCTCGCACGCTTCGCGCATCGCGTCGTGTGGCTCAATCCGCTGCTGCGGTTCAGCGGCTTCACGCCGAAAGCGCGTGGCGTGCAGGCAATCCTGCCGCATGTCGATGCGCACCGTCCGGTTCATAATCTAGACAGTCTCGCCGCGTTCGGCCGCGATCTCGCGCAACTGACGCGCGCGCCTCGCCACACCGTCGCCGCGACGACACTCGCAGGAGCAACGACATGGAATTGA
- a CDS encoding serine/threonine protein kinase, with translation MNDTTPDSFHPEAGADGAVPFSRLTPETVLDALDGVLATTGVRTDGRLLPLNSYENRVYQVGVEDGPPVVAKFYRPERWSDAAILEEHAFVAELVAREIPAVPARVLEGSTLHSFDGFRFSVFERRGGRAPDLDRRDTLEWLGRFIGRIHAIGQTQDYAERPTLDIDTFGYEPRDFLLAHRFVPDDVRTAWETVMNLALDGVARAFERAGEIRALRVHGDCHPSNVLWTDAGPHFVDFDDSRMGPAIQDLWLLLPGDRAEASRALADLLAGYEDFCEFEPRELYLVEALRTLRLIHYQAWLARRWNDPAFPAAFPWFNTQRYWEERILEMREQIGAMQEGPLWPV, from the coding sequence ATGAACGACACCACTCCCGACAGTTTTCATCCCGAGGCCGGCGCCGACGGCGCCGTGCCGTTCTCGCGGCTTACACCCGAAACCGTGCTCGATGCACTCGACGGCGTACTCGCAACGACCGGCGTGCGTACCGACGGCCGTCTGTTGCCGCTCAACAGCTACGAAAACCGCGTGTATCAGGTCGGCGTCGAAGACGGTCCGCCCGTGGTCGCGAAGTTCTATCGTCCCGAGCGCTGGAGCGACGCGGCGATTCTCGAAGAGCACGCGTTCGTCGCCGAACTCGTCGCGCGCGAGATTCCGGCCGTGCCCGCGCGCGTGCTCGAAGGCAGCACGCTGCATAGCTTCGACGGTTTTCGCTTCTCGGTCTTCGAGCGGCGCGGCGGTCGCGCGCCGGATCTCGACCGGCGCGACACGCTCGAATGGCTGGGGCGTTTCATCGGACGCATTCATGCGATCGGGCAGACCCAGGATTACGCGGAACGTCCGACGCTTGACATCGACACGTTCGGCTACGAGCCGCGCGACTTCCTGCTCGCGCACCGTTTCGTACCCGACGATGTGCGCACCGCGTGGGAAACGGTGATGAATCTCGCGCTCGATGGCGTCGCGCGCGCGTTCGAGCGAGCCGGCGAGATTCGCGCGCTGCGTGTGCACGGCGACTGCCATCCGAGCAACGTGCTGTGGACCGACGCGGGCCCGCATTTCGTCGATTTCGACGACAGCCGCATGGGTCCCGCGATTCAGGATTTATGGCTGCTGCTGCCGGGCGATCGCGCGGAGGCATCGCGCGCGCTGGCCGATCTGCTCGCCGGGTACGAGGACTTCTGCGAATTCGAGCCGCGTGAGCTTTATCTGGTCGAAGCGCTGCGCACATTGCGGCTGATTCACTATCAGGCGTGGCTCGCGCGCCGCTGGAACGATCCGGCGTTTCCAGCCGCGTTTCCGTGGTTCAACACGCAGCGCTACTGGGAGGAGCGCATTCTCGAGATGCGCGAGCAGATCGGCGCGATGCAGGAAGGGCCGCTGTGGCCGGTCTGA
- a CDS encoding FAD binding domain-containing protein, with amino-acid sequence MYSFEYQRATDPQAAAAALTADSDAKFLAGGQSLLPTMRLRLAQPSQLIDVTRIPALKSITVDANTVTIGAAVCHADVAEHADVRRVLPALAELAANIGDRQVRALGTIGGSLANNDPAACYPAAAMGLDATIVTDRRRISSGDFFVGMYETALAPDELIVAVEFPVPERAAYEKFRNPASHFALVGVFVAKVASGVRVAVTGAASSVFRVPELESALSANFTPDAARALSVSPDELNDDMHASAAYRAHLIPVLAARAVAKANA; translated from the coding sequence ATGTATTCATTCGAGTATCAACGCGCGACGGATCCGCAAGCGGCCGCCGCAGCCCTCACCGCCGACAGCGACGCCAAGTTCCTCGCCGGCGGCCAGAGCCTGCTGCCGACGATGCGCCTGCGTCTTGCGCAGCCGTCGCAGCTGATCGACGTGACGCGCATTCCCGCGCTCAAGTCCATCACCGTCGACGCCAACACGGTGACGATCGGCGCGGCCGTCTGTCACGCGGACGTCGCTGAGCACGCGGACGTGCGGCGCGTGTTGCCCGCGCTCGCGGAGCTGGCCGCGAATATCGGCGATCGCCAGGTGCGCGCGCTCGGCACGATCGGCGGCTCGCTCGCGAACAACGACCCGGCCGCGTGCTACCCGGCCGCGGCGATGGGCCTCGATGCGACGATCGTCACTGACCGGCGGCGCATCTCGTCGGGCGATTTCTTCGTCGGCATGTACGAGACCGCACTCGCGCCCGACGAGTTGATCGTCGCCGTCGAGTTTCCGGTGCCCGAGCGCGCCGCGTACGAGAAATTCCGCAATCCCGCCTCGCACTTCGCGCTGGTCGGCGTGTTCGTCGCGAAGGTCGCGAGCGGCGTGCGCGTCGCGGTGACGGGGGCGGCGTCATCGGTGTTTCGCGTTCCCGAGCTCGAAAGCGCGCTGTCGGCGAACTTCACTCCCGACGCGGCACGCGCGCTCAGCGTGTCGCCCGACGAGCTGAACGACGACATGCACGCGAGCGCCGCATATCGCGCGCATCTGATTCCGGTGCTGGCCGCGCGCGCGGTCGCGAAGGCAAATGCTTAG
- a CDS encoding MFS transporter, which yields MTLPPQSQPIASAVPSPAAASVDCAHTTKVSDVPYLERGSRAYWRASVALLFAGYATFSLLYCVQPLLPSFSDAFNVTPAQSSLALSLSTAALAVAIFVAGFVSEGWSRHKLMTLSLTVSAVLTIGVSVAPHWHQLLVLRTLEGLALGGVPAVAMAYLAEEVHPDGLGLAMGLYVGGTAIGGMAGRVITGVVADLFSWRVAIGTIGVLGLLSMLAFRALLPPSRHFVPRRGLGFAHHRTLLLRQFSRPGLPLLFLLGFVLMGSFVTLYNYLGYRLLAPPYRLNQTEIGAIFIVYLVGVVASPWSGRMADTFGRARVLIASLLLMVFGLALTMLHPLTAIATGIACVTFGFFAGHSVASGWVGRLAKDAKGQAAALYLLAYYIGSSLVGSYGGGVWAAHGWNGVVGLVAALLVIGLFAATRLRGRE from the coding sequence GTGACCCTGCCGCCGCAATCCCAGCCGATTGCATCTGCCGTTCCCTCTCCCGCCGCAGCCTCAGTTGATTGCGCCCACACCACCAAGGTGTCGGACGTCCCGTATCTCGAACGCGGCTCGCGCGCGTACTGGCGTGCGAGCGTCGCGCTGCTGTTCGCCGGCTACGCGACGTTCTCGCTGCTTTACTGCGTGCAGCCGCTGCTGCCGTCGTTCTCCGATGCGTTCAACGTGACGCCCGCGCAAAGCAGTCTGGCGCTGTCACTGTCGACCGCGGCGCTCGCGGTTGCGATCTTCGTCGCCGGTTTCGTCTCCGAGGGTTGGAGCCGGCACAAGCTGATGACGCTGTCGCTGACGGTGTCGGCGGTGCTGACGATCGGCGTATCGGTCGCCCCGCATTGGCATCAGCTGCTCGTGCTGCGCACGCTCGAAGGGCTTGCGCTCGGCGGCGTGCCGGCCGTTGCGATGGCATACCTCGCCGAAGAAGTGCATCCCGACGGCCTCGGCCTCGCGATGGGCTTGTATGTCGGCGGAACGGCGATCGGCGGCATGGCAGGGCGCGTGATCACGGGCGTGGTCGCCGATCTGTTTTCGTGGCGCGTCGCGATCGGCACGATCGGCGTGCTCGGCCTGCTGTCGATGCTCGCGTTCCGCGCGCTGTTGCCGCCGTCGCGCCATTTCGTGCCGCGCCGCGGGCTCGGCTTCGCGCATCACCGCACCTTGCTGCTGCGGCAGTTCAGCCGACCGGGCCTGCCGCTGCTGTTCCTGCTCGGCTTCGTGCTGATGGGCAGCTTTGTCACGCTGTACAACTACCTCGGCTACCGGCTGCTCGCGCCGCCATATCGGCTGAATCAGACTGAGATCGGCGCGATTTTCATCGTTTATCTGGTCGGCGTGGTCGCATCGCCGTGGTCCGGGCGCATGGCCGATACCTTCGGCCGCGCGCGCGTGCTGATCGCGAGCCTGCTGCTGATGGTGTTCGGCCTTGCGTTGACGATGCTGCATCCGCTCACGGCGATCGCGACCGGGATCGCATGCGTGACGTTCGGGTTCTTTGCCGGGCACTCGGTCGCGAGCGGCTGGGTTGGGCGTCTGGCGAAAGACGCGAAAGGCCAGGCCGCGGCGCTGTATCTGCTGGCGTACTACATCGGCTCAAGCCTGGTCGGCTCATATGGCGGCGGTGTCTGGGCCGCGCATGGCTGGAATGGGGTGGTCGGGCTGGTCGCCGCGCTGCTCGTGATCGGGCTGTTCGCGGCGACGCGCCTGCGCGGACGGGAATAG
- a CDS encoding (2Fe-2S)-binding protein: protein MAISISLTVNGAPVSASVDPGTLLVQFLRDQLRLTGTHVGCDTAQCGACTVHLNGRAIKSCNILAAQADGADVTTIEGLAHNGALHPMQAAFKHCHGLQCGFCTPGMVMSAVSLVQRQPDLTGDEVREQLDGNLCRCTGYHNIVKAVLEGAAGMKSAASSASAGANAAGAAAA from the coding sequence ATGGCGATCAGCATCAGTCTGACGGTCAATGGCGCGCCCGTGAGCGCCTCAGTCGACCCTGGCACCTTGCTTGTCCAGTTCCTGCGCGATCAACTCCGTCTGACCGGCACCCACGTCGGCTGCGATACGGCGCAATGCGGCGCCTGCACCGTGCATCTGAACGGCCGCGCGATCAAGTCCTGCAACATCCTCGCCGCGCAAGCCGATGGCGCCGACGTCACGACCATCGAAGGGCTCGCGCACAACGGCGCGCTGCATCCGATGCAGGCGGCGTTCAAGCACTGCCACGGTCTGCAATGCGGTTTCTGCACGCCGGGCATGGTGATGAGCGCGGTGTCGCTGGTGCAACGTCAACCCGATCTGACCGGCGACGAAGTGCGCGAACAGCTCGACGGCAACCTGTGCCGTTGCACGGGCTATCACAACATCGTCAAGGCCGTGCTCGAAGGCGCCGCGGGCATGAAGTCCGCCGCATCGAGCGCATCTGCCGGCGCGAATGCCGCCGGCGCAGCCGCCGCCTGA
- a CDS encoding AAA family ATPase, producing MLSDPGQVAPLAAPSPPASIDDTLAQLAAQRYFASRELATALYLALRMERPLFVEGEPGVGKTELAKAAAGMLGTTLLRLQCYEGLDTASALYEWDYPRQIMALRLAEASGERPDNDTLYRGEFLLKRPLLQALMPDENHPGARRVLLIDEIDRADEPFEAFLLELLSDFQVSIPEYGTVRATQPPLVVMTSNRTREVHDALKRRCLYQWIGYPDRERELEIVAARSPHTSAQLQRRAVDFVHRLRGMDLFKAPGIAETIDWCRALEALSVTELDPQSVQNTLGVLLKYQDDLARVDATQIAQCLSE from the coding sequence ATGCTTAGCGATCCTGGCCAAGTCGCCCCGCTTGCCGCGCCTTCGCCACCGGCTTCGATTGACGACACCCTCGCCCAGCTCGCCGCTCAGCGCTATTTCGCGAGCCGCGAGCTGGCGACCGCGCTGTATCTCGCGCTGCGCATGGAGCGGCCGCTGTTTGTCGAAGGCGAGCCGGGTGTTGGCAAGACGGAGCTCGCGAAAGCCGCGGCCGGCATGCTCGGCACCACGCTGCTGCGCTTGCAATGCTATGAAGGCCTCGATACCGCGAGCGCGCTCTACGAATGGGACTACCCGCGCCAGATCATGGCGCTTCGGCTTGCCGAAGCGAGCGGCGAGCGCCCCGACAACGACACGCTGTATCGTGGCGAATTCCTGCTGAAGCGTCCGCTTCTGCAGGCGCTGATGCCGGACGAAAACCATCCCGGCGCGCGGCGCGTGCTGCTGATCGACGAAATCGACCGCGCCGACGAACCGTTCGAGGCATTCCTGCTCGAACTCCTGTCCGACTTCCAGGTATCGATTCCCGAATACGGCACCGTACGTGCGACGCAGCCGCCGCTCGTCGTCATGACGTCGAACCGCACGCGCGAAGTACATGACGCGTTGAAGCGCCGCTGTCTGTATCAATGGATCGGCTATCCGGACCGCGAGCGCGAACTCGAGATCGTCGCCGCGCGCTCGCCGCATACGTCCGCGCAATTGCAACGGCGCGCGGTCGACTTCGTGCATCGGCTGCGCGGCATGGATCTGTTCAAGGCGCCCGGCATCGCCGAAACGATCGACTGGTGCCGCGCGCTCGAAGCGCTGTCGGTCACGGAACTCGATCCGCAATCGGTGCAGAACACGCTCGGCGTGCTGCTCAAGTATCAGGACGATCTCGCGCGCGTGGATGCCACGCAGATCGCGCAGTGTCTGTCCGAGTGA
- a CDS encoding CoxG family protein codes for MELSETHTLPVAQQQAWDALNDTEVLRACIPGCESIDPEGENAYLVTLSAAVGPVKARFKGRMQLTDIDAPNTYTIVFEGQGGAAGFAKGNTHVTLEADGDAATKLCYTANAQVGGKLAQIGSRLVDGAARKIAGEFFKRLVAQLSGDQSAAQAQDGDASADTETDAEAASTSAQTEANEATDAESGGEAKNGKKSWTAWISKF; via the coding sequence ATGGAATTGAGCGAAACGCATACGCTGCCGGTCGCGCAGCAGCAGGCGTGGGACGCGTTGAACGATACAGAGGTTCTGCGCGCCTGCATCCCCGGTTGCGAAAGCATCGATCCGGAGGGCGAAAACGCGTACCTGGTCACGCTGAGCGCGGCGGTCGGACCGGTCAAGGCACGCTTCAAGGGGCGTATGCAACTGACCGATATCGACGCGCCGAACACCTACACGATCGTGTTCGAAGGCCAAGGCGGCGCCGCGGGTTTTGCCAAGGGCAATACGCATGTCACGCTCGAAGCCGACGGCGATGCCGCGACGAAGCTCTGCTATACCGCGAACGCGCAGGTCGGCGGCAAGCTCGCGCAGATCGGCTCACGGCTCGTCGACGGTGCGGCGCGCAAGATTGCCGGGGAGTTTTTCAAGCGCTTGGTCGCCCAGCTCTCGGGCGACCAGAGCGCCGCTCAAGCGCAGGACGGCGACGCCTCGGCGGACACTGAAACTGATGCCGAAGCCGCGTCCACGTCCGCGCAAACGGAAGCTAACGAGGCCACGGACGCAGAGTCCGGCGGCGAAGCAAAGAACGGGAAGAAATCATGGACAGCGTGGATCTCGAAGTTTTGA
- a CDS encoding xanthine dehydrogenase family protein molybdopterin-binding subunit, with protein sequence MNAPDTPSLIGAAVERKEDYRFLTGKGQYTDDIVLPQQTYAVFLRSPHAHAKIGSIDTRAAKQSPGVVAIFTGADLAADNVGGLPCGWLIHSTDGKPMNEPPHPVIAHTKARHVGDQVALVIADSIKAAKDAAELIDVDYDVLPAVVDTAHAADPGQAAVHDEVPDNVCYNWGHGDKAATDAAFAKAAHVTTLDIVNNRLVPNAIEPRAVNANYSAQDDSYTLYVANQNPHVERLLMAAFVLSLPESKLRVIAPDVGGGFGSKIFLYAEDVALTWASKRIGRPVKWTAERSEAFLSDAHGRDHVTQAELALDADGKFLAMRVHTIANMGAYLSTFASSVPTILYATLLAGQYATPAIYAEVKAVFTNTVPVDAYRGAGRPEATFVVERLVEAAAREMKLDPAEIRRRNFITQFPYATPVGLTYDTGDYNAILSRALTLADVEGFAARRQESEKNGKRRGLGYSCYIEACGLAPSNIAGALGARAGLFEVGQIRVHPTGSVTVFTGSHSHGQGHETTFAQVVADRLGIPLDSVEIVHGDTGRIAFGMGTYGSRSIAVGGSAISKALDKIEAKAKKIAAHLLEASAEDIEFKNGVFRVAGTDRTKAFAEISLAAYVPHNYPLDVLEPGLEESAFYDPTNFTYPSGAYICEIEVDPDTGVSRIQQFTAVDDFGNVINPMIVEGQVHGGLGQGIGQAMLERCVYDNDSGQLLSGSYMDYAMPHASDLPDFTVETSKGTPCTHNPLGVKGCGEAGAIGSPPAVINAIIDALAPLGVTNLQMPATPHRVWSAIQAAQQA encoded by the coding sequence ATGAACGCACCCGACACCCCGAGCCTGATCGGCGCCGCCGTCGAACGCAAGGAAGACTATCGCTTCCTGACCGGCAAAGGCCAGTACACCGACGACATCGTGCTGCCGCAGCAAACCTATGCGGTGTTCCTGCGCTCACCGCACGCGCACGCGAAGATCGGCAGCATCGACACGCGCGCGGCCAAACAGTCGCCGGGCGTGGTCGCGATCTTCACCGGCGCGGATCTCGCCGCCGACAACGTCGGCGGACTGCCGTGCGGCTGGCTGATCCACAGCACCGATGGCAAGCCGATGAACGAGCCGCCGCATCCGGTGATCGCGCATACCAAAGCACGGCACGTGGGCGATCAGGTCGCGCTCGTAATCGCCGACTCGATCAAGGCCGCGAAAGATGCGGCCGAATTGATCGATGTCGATTACGACGTGCTGCCGGCCGTCGTCGATACCGCGCATGCGGCCGACCCGGGGCAGGCGGCGGTGCACGACGAAGTGCCCGACAACGTCTGCTACAACTGGGGCCACGGCGACAAGGCCGCGACCGATGCCGCGTTCGCGAAAGCCGCGCACGTGACCACGCTCGACATCGTCAACAATCGCCTCGTGCCGAACGCGATCGAACCGCGCGCGGTCAACGCGAACTATTCGGCGCAGGACGACAGCTACACGCTGTATGTCGCCAATCAGAATCCGCACGTCGAGCGGCTGCTGATGGCCGCGTTCGTGCTGTCGCTGCCGGAATCGAAGCTGCGCGTGATCGCGCCGGACGTCGGTGGCGGCTTCGGCTCGAAGATCTTTCTATACGCGGAAGACGTCGCGCTCACGTGGGCATCGAAGAGGATCGGCCGGCCGGTCAAATGGACCGCCGAGCGCTCCGAAGCCTTCCTTTCCGACGCGCACGGACGTGATCACGTGACCCAAGCCGAACTCGCGCTGGACGCCGACGGCAAATTCCTCGCCATGCGCGTGCATACGATCGCGAACATGGGCGCGTATCTGTCGACGTTCGCGTCGAGCGTGCCGACGATCCTGTACGCGACGCTGCTCGCCGGGCAATACGCCACGCCCGCGATCTACGCGGAAGTGAAGGCGGTCTTCACCAACACCGTTCCCGTCGATGCCTATCGCGGCGCGGGCCGGCCGGAAGCGACATTCGTCGTCGAGCGTCTGGTCGAAGCCGCGGCGCGCGAGATGAAACTCGATCCCGCGGAAATCCGCCGCCGCAATTTCATCACGCAGTTCCCGTACGCGACGCCGGTCGGCCTCACCTACGATACGGGCGACTACAACGCGATCCTGTCGCGTGCGCTCACGCTCGCGGACGTCGAGGGCTTCGCCGCACGCCGGCAGGAATCCGAAAAGAACGGCAAGCGGCGCGGCCTCGGCTACTCGTGCTACATCGAGGCATGCGGTCTCGCGCCGTCGAACATCGCGGGCGCGCTCGGCGCGCGCGCGGGCCTGTTCGAAGTCGGCCAGATTCGCGTGCATCCGACCGGTTCGGTCACCGTGTTCACGGGCTCGCACAGTCACGGCCAGGGGCATGAAACGACCTTCGCGCAGGTGGTCGCGGACCGGCTCGGCATTCCGCTGGACAGCGTCGAGATCGTGCATGGCGACACCGGCCGCATCGCGTTCGGCATGGGCACGTACGGCTCGCGTTCGATCGCGGTGGGCGGCTCGGCCATTTCGAAGGCGCTCGACAAAATCGAAGCAAAGGCGAAGAAGATCGCCGCGCATCTGCTCGAAGCGTCGGCTGAAGACATCGAGTTCAAGAACGGCGTGTTCCGCGTCGCAGGCACCGACCGCACGAAAGCGTTCGCGGAAATCTCGCTCGCGGCGTACGTGCCGCACAACTATCCGCTCGACGTGCTCGAACCGGGGCTCGAAGAGAGCGCCTTTTACGATCCGACCAATTTCACGTATCCGTCGGGTGCGTATATCTGCGAGATCGAAGTCGATCCGGACACCGGCGTCTCCCGCATCCAGCAGTTCACCGCGGTCGACGATTTCGGCAACGTGATCAATCCGATGATCGTCGAAGGCCAGGTGCATGGCGGGCTCGGGCAAGGCATCGGCCAGGCGATGCTCGAGCGCTGCGTGTACGACAACGACAGCGGACAACTGCTGTCCGGCTCGTACATGGACTACGCGATGCCGCATGCGTCCGATCTGCCCGACTTCACGGTCGAGACCTCGAAGGGCACGCCGTGCACGCACAATCCGCTCGGCGTCAAAGGCTGCGGCGAAGCGGGCGCGATCGGCTCGCCGCCGGCCGTGATCAACGCGATCATCGATGCGCTCGCGCCGCTTGGCGTGACCAACCTGCAGATGCCGGCCACGCCGCATCGCGTGTGGTCCGCGATTCAAGCCGCGCAGCAAGCCTGA